One Citricoccus sp. K5 DNA window includes the following coding sequences:
- a CDS encoding ABC transporter permease produces the protein MAVTEAPAVLAALPEVHDDSDLRWGRLRQRLVVGLPVAFVSLLLLACFVAPYVFPVPAPVGGSILESALPPGSPGHLLGTDINGNDVLARLLHGGQSSLIVAISVNFIGLAVGGGIGALSGYVGGRVDNLIMRVLDVFIAFPSLVLTIFIAQALGPSIPNTILALSAFSIPAVARVARSATLRVMTMPYLQAAELSGSPAWRILLRHVAPNITPQMLNFAMLGMGIVIVTEGALSFLGLGIPPPAPSWGNMIFEGQQSMSATPLLVLWPSLALLATVLSFNLLGENIRDEMSGR, from the coding sequence ATGGCAGTCACTGAAGCCCCCGCAGTCCTCGCCGCGTTGCCCGAGGTTCACGACGATTCCGACCTGCGCTGGGGCCGCCTGCGCCAACGGCTGGTGGTCGGCCTGCCGGTGGCCTTCGTCAGTCTGCTGCTGTTGGCCTGCTTCGTGGCCCCGTACGTGTTTCCCGTACCGGCCCCGGTCGGCGGCAGCATCCTGGAAAGCGCCCTGCCGCCGGGCAGCCCCGGCCATCTGCTGGGCACGGACATCAACGGCAACGACGTGCTGGCCCGGTTGCTGCACGGTGGCCAGTCGTCGCTGATCGTGGCCATCTCCGTCAACTTCATCGGACTCGCCGTCGGCGGGGGTATCGGGGCCTTGTCCGGCTATGTCGGCGGCCGGGTGGACAACCTCATCATGCGGGTTCTCGACGTGTTCATCGCCTTCCCCTCCCTGGTCCTCACCATCTTCATCGCCCAGGCCCTGGGGCCGAGTATCCCGAACACCATCCTGGCGCTGTCCGCCTTCAGCATCCCGGCCGTGGCCCGAGTGGCCCGCTCGGCCACGCTGAGGGTGATGACCATGCCGTACCTGCAGGCCGCCGAGCTCAGCGGAAGCCCGGCCTGGCGCATCCTGCTGCGGCATGTGGCGCCGAACATCACCCCGCAGATGCTGAACTTCGCCATGCTCGGCATGGGCATCGTGATCGTGACGGAGGGCGCCCTCAGCTTCCTCGGCCTCGGTATCCCACCGCCCGCACCGAGTTGGGGGAACATGATCTTCGAGGGCCAGCAGTCAATGTCCGCCACACCACTGCTGGTGCTGTGGCCCAGCCTGGCCCTCCTGGCCACGGTGCTGTCCTTCAACCTGTTGGGTGAGAACATCCGCGACGAGATGAGTGGGCGATGA
- a CDS encoding ABC transporter ATP-binding protein, whose amino-acid sequence MTITPEPATSDGIGDKPVLRVRDLQVTFTRAGKRIRAAKGVSFNVRPGKMLAIIGESGSGKSVTVRALMGLLPPSAKVSGSADLDGKELVGLSDRKMRLVRGQEISMVFQDPARSLNPTMSVGAQIVESVRTHRTVSRKHAAERAIELLKLVRLPAPEKRFHQYPHQLSGGMRQRVMIAIALASDPKVLIADEATTALDVTTQAQIMELLVDLRERLGTAVIMISHDLGLAASYADEVLVMYAGQVVEQAETSELFANVRMPYTRALLEAIPQVSRPSHSALTVIGGHPPDPSQRIEGCPFRPRCVRATETCITAPALLEHDAGHWYACWHPVTGDPREETES is encoded by the coding sequence ATGACCATCACACCAGAACCGGCCACCTCCGACGGGATCGGAGACAAGCCGGTCCTCAGGGTCAGAGACCTGCAGGTCACGTTCACGCGCGCCGGCAAGCGCATCCGAGCTGCCAAGGGAGTGTCCTTCAACGTCCGGCCCGGGAAGATGCTGGCCATCATCGGTGAATCGGGCTCCGGCAAGTCCGTCACCGTCCGAGCCCTGATGGGCCTCTTGCCGCCCAGCGCCAAGGTCTCGGGGTCCGCGGACCTCGACGGCAAGGAACTGGTAGGCCTGAGCGACCGGAAGATGCGGTTGGTGCGAGGCCAGGAGATCTCCATGGTCTTCCAGGACCCGGCACGCTCCTTGAACCCGACCATGTCGGTCGGTGCGCAGATCGTGGAATCGGTCCGGACGCATCGAACCGTCAGCCGCAAGCACGCTGCCGAGAGGGCCATCGAACTCCTCAAACTCGTGCGGCTGCCGGCTCCGGAGAAGCGGTTCCACCAGTATCCGCACCAGCTCTCCGGCGGCATGCGCCAGCGCGTCATGATCGCCATCGCGCTGGCCTCCGACCCCAAGGTGCTGATCGCGGACGAGGCGACCACGGCCTTGGACGTGACCACACAGGCCCAGATCATGGAGCTGTTGGTGGACCTGCGCGAACGTCTGGGGACCGCGGTCATCATGATCAGCCACGATCTGGGACTGGCCGCCAGCTATGCCGACGAAGTGCTCGTGATGTATGCCGGCCAGGTGGTGGAGCAGGCCGAGACCTCGGAACTCTTCGCCAACGTCAGGATGCCGTATACCCGCGCCCTCCTGGAAGCCATTCCCCAGGTGTCCCGGCCCTCCCACTCGGCCTTGACCGTCATCGGCGGGCACCCGCCGGATCCCTCCCAGCGGATCGAGGGCTGCCCGTTCCGGCCGCGATGCGTCCGGGCGACCGAGACCTGCATCACGGCACCGGCACTGCTGGAGCATGACGCCGGCCACTGGTACGCGTGCTGGCATCCGGTGACCGGCGATCCCCGAGAGGAGACTGAGTCATGA
- a CDS encoding ABC transporter ATP-binding protein has protein sequence MNEPLLSVRNIVQEFESRGPGGVKEGVVHAVSDISFDLMPGETLGIVGETGSGKSTLARAVIQVDRPKSGSVVFRGEDLTGLSRKELKKVWSNFQMVYQDPFSSLNPRWRIEDVVAEPLDSHRSLSRPERRAKVRELLDLVGLDPDTYLRRRPMELSGGQAQRVAIARAIALDPAVIICDEAISSLDVLIQAQVINLFEKLRVELGLSYLFIAHDLATVKQVSDRVAVLYLGQLAEIAPSDRMYEAPRHPYTRALLDSVPGLDPETGVAKRPITLPGDVPSPLDPPSGCRFRTRCPFAQDVCAAVEPKLEPCSGGGYVACHFPLDDDGLPTNGHPEGTRAALPA, from the coding sequence ATGAACGAACCGTTGCTGTCCGTCAGGAACATCGTCCAGGAATTCGAGAGCCGTGGACCCGGGGGAGTGAAGGAGGGCGTGGTCCATGCCGTCTCCGACATCTCGTTCGACCTGATGCCCGGCGAGACCCTGGGGATCGTGGGGGAGACCGGTTCGGGTAAGTCCACCCTGGCACGTGCCGTGATCCAGGTGGACCGGCCGAAGTCAGGATCCGTCGTGTTCAGGGGCGAGGACCTCACCGGGCTCAGCCGCAAGGAACTGAAGAAGGTCTGGTCCAATTTCCAGATGGTCTACCAGGACCCCTTCAGCTCCCTGAACCCGCGATGGCGGATCGAGGACGTGGTGGCCGAACCACTGGACAGCCACCGCTCGCTGAGCCGGCCGGAACGGCGGGCGAAGGTGCGGGAGCTCCTGGACCTCGTGGGCCTGGACCCGGACACCTACCTGCGGCGCAGGCCCATGGAACTGTCCGGCGGACAGGCTCAGCGCGTCGCGATCGCCAGGGCCATCGCCCTGGACCCGGCGGTCATCATCTGCGACGAGGCCATCTCATCCCTGGATGTCCTGATCCAGGCACAGGTGATCAACCTGTTCGAGAAGCTCCGCGTCGAACTGGGGCTGTCCTACCTCTTCATCGCCCACGACCTCGCCACGGTGAAGCAGGTCAGCGACAGGGTCGCGGTGCTTTATCTCGGCCAGTTGGCGGAGATCGCCCCCTCGGACCGGATGTACGAGGCACCGCGCCACCCCTATACGCGTGCACTGCTGGACTCGGTTCCCGGTCTCGACCCGGAGACCGGCGTGGCCAAGCGGCCCATCACCCTGCCCGGTGACGTCCCGAGCCCGTTGGATCCGCCCTCGGGTTGCCGGTTCCGCACCCGCTGCCCCTTTGCCCAGGATGTCTGTGCGGCGGTGGAGCCGAAGTTGGAACCGTGTTCCGGCGGTGGCTACGTGGCCTGTCATTTCCCCCTGGACGACGACGGGCTGCCCACCAACGGGCATCCGGAGGGCACCAGGGCTGCCCTGCCCGCGTAG